The Sulfurospirillum halorespirans DSM 13726 genome has a window encoding:
- a CDS encoding bacteriohemerythrin has translation MLSLNCPELDAYHLQCDELLSSFDYTHFTESFSALIHHTKEHFANEERLMKELHFQGYMEHFEEHQKILGEMSQFLAMAMQGNTLFAKNYIKNGVGDRLDLHIRNIDSQLAMFLKSKSEM, from the coding sequence ATGCTCAGCCTGAACTGCCCCGAACTCGATGCCTATCATCTTCAGTGTGACGAACTGCTTAGCTCTTTTGACTACACTCATTTTACCGAGTCGTTTAGCGCGTTGATTCACCATACGAAAGAGCATTTTGCTAACGAAGAGCGCTTGATGAAAGAGCTTCATTTTCAAGGCTACATGGAGCATTTTGAAGAGCACCAAAAAATTCTTGGCGAAATGAGCCAATTTTTAGCGATGGCGATGCAGGGCAATACCTTGTTTGCCAAAAACTATATCAAAAACGGTGTGGGCGATCGGTTGGATCTGCACATTCGCAACATCGATTCACAGCTGGCGATGTTTCTAAAAAGTAAAAGCGAGATGTAA
- a CDS encoding efflux RND transporter permease subunit, protein MLKHYTHFITKHFKAVLLTVTILTGIFGYYAQNLSIDASAETLLLENDQDLKLTREVHARYISPDYLVISFSPKEYLLSDATLSTIRNLKASLLKIEGVESVTSLLDVPLLQSPPRPIQEIIGNVQTLESPGIDKALVQKELTSSPLYAQNLVSEDFKTTAIVVNLKDDLTYTELLTNRNKYLLLEQERALTQDEKTQYDAAKKAFKVYRDSTRDETHRLIETVRATLKPYKGEGDLFLGGVIMIADDMISFVKDDIKIYGIAILVIMIAILWIIFRQIRFVVLPIIVSISAVVITTGINALLGLEVTVISSNYVAMQLITTLSLVIHLIVCYREEYALYPDASQKELLGIVFERMSIPSIFVILTSIAGFGSLMTCGILPIIDLGTMMNIGVSISLIVTYTLFPAMMMLFKKEPPVLVFDKAFTLNETFAKIVEHHSRIIVTVVIALGLFSIVGASRLVVENSFINYFKKSTEIYKGMKKIDNNLGGTTPLEIVVKFPKAPAQKANNEDAASAIDGFEEEFNAMNNDAQYWFTAQKMQTILNVHDYLLSLPEIGNVSSLGTLSKVGRILKNGNDFDNFELALLYNELPERYKKILLSPYINIEHDEARFVVRVVDSNPELRRSELLENIQKGLQSEVGLDPQNYHLVGMMVLYNNMLQSLFSSQISTLGLAVLSLGAMFLFLFRSLKIALLAMTVNMVPVSVIFGIMGFANIPLDMMSITIASIALGITVDNTIHYYYRFREELQIDGDYIASMHRAHGTIAFGMFYYSLATIVGFLVMVTSNFIPTLIFGLLTVIVLITAIVSDLLFSPFLVVFFKPFGKGATHKK, encoded by the coding sequence ATGTTAAAACACTATACCCATTTTATTACAAAGCACTTTAAAGCCGTACTGCTCACTGTTACGATTCTTACGGGTATTTTTGGCTATTACGCACAGAATTTGAGTATTGATGCTTCGGCTGAGACACTGTTGCTTGAAAATGATCAAGACCTTAAACTCACACGCGAAGTACACGCTCGTTACATTAGCCCTGATTATTTAGTCATCTCGTTTAGTCCTAAAGAGTATCTACTCTCCGATGCTACGCTCTCCACCATTCGAAATCTCAAAGCCTCTTTGCTCAAAATTGAAGGTGTTGAGAGCGTCACATCTTTGTTAGATGTCCCACTTTTGCAAAGTCCCCCTCGACCGATTCAAGAGATTATTGGCAATGTTCAAACACTCGAATCGCCGGGTATTGACAAAGCCTTAGTGCAAAAAGAGCTGACTAGTAGCCCTTTGTATGCGCAAAATCTTGTCAGTGAAGATTTTAAAACAACGGCGATTGTAGTTAATCTTAAAGATGATCTCACTTACACTGAGTTACTCACGAATCGCAACAAATACCTTCTTTTAGAGCAAGAAAGAGCATTAACGCAAGACGAAAAAACCCAGTATGACGCTGCTAAAAAAGCGTTTAAAGTGTATCGTGATAGTACTCGTGATGAGACCCATCGTCTGATTGAAACGGTGAGAGCAACCCTTAAGCCTTACAAAGGCGAGGGTGATCTTTTCTTGGGTGGGGTTATCATGATTGCTGATGATATGATCAGCTTTGTGAAAGATGACATCAAGATTTACGGTATTGCTATTTTAGTCATTATGATTGCCATTTTGTGGATTATCTTCCGTCAAATTCGCTTTGTGGTTTTGCCGATTATCGTCTCCATCAGCGCTGTGGTTATTACCACGGGCATCAATGCCCTTTTAGGGCTTGAAGTCACGGTTATCTCCTCCAACTACGTGGCGATGCAGCTTATCACGACACTTTCGTTGGTCATCCATCTCATCGTTTGCTACAGGGAAGAGTATGCGCTCTATCCTGATGCGTCACAAAAAGAGCTTTTAGGCATTGTCTTTGAGCGTATGAGTATTCCTTCCATCTTTGTCATTTTAACCTCTATTGCGGGCTTTGGCTCATTGATGACGTGTGGTATTTTGCCGATCATCGATCTTGGTACGATGATGAACATTGGTGTGAGCATCTCTTTAATCGTGACCTATACTCTTTTCCCTGCGATGATGATGCTTTTCAAAAAAGAGCCACCCGTTTTGGTGTTTGACAAAGCCTTTACCCTCAATGAAACCTTCGCCAAAATTGTAGAGCACCACAGTAGAATCATTGTAACGGTGGTCATTGCACTTGGGTTATTTAGCATTGTAGGTGCATCTCGGTTGGTGGTTGAAAACAGTTTTATCAACTACTTTAAAAAGAGTACTGAGATTTACAAAGGTATGAAGAAGATTGACAACAATTTAGGTGGAACGACTCCTCTAGAAATTGTGGTTAAATTTCCAAAAGCACCTGCGCAGAAAGCAAACAATGAGGATGCGGCCTCTGCTATCGATGGGTTTGAAGAAGAGTTCAATGCTATGAACAACGACGCACAGTATTGGTTCACGGCGCAGAAAATGCAGACCATCTTAAACGTCCACGACTATCTGCTCTCGTTACCCGAAATTGGCAATGTCTCCTCGCTTGGAACGCTTTCAAAAGTCGGACGCATTCTTAAAAATGGCAACGATTTTGACAATTTTGAGCTAGCTCTTTTGTACAATGAACTGCCTGAGCGATATAAAAAGATTTTGCTCTCTCCGTATATCAATATTGAGCACGATGAGGCGCGTTTTGTGGTGCGTGTTGTGGACTCTAACCCAGAGCTTAGGCGTTCTGAGCTGTTGGAAAATATTCAAAAAGGGTTGCAGAGTGAGGTCGGGCTTGACCCACAAAATTATCATCTTGTGGGGATGATGGTGCTGTATAACAACATGCTTCAGTCACTTTTCTCCTCGCAGATTTCGACCCTTGGGTTGGCGGTACTCTCCTTGGGCGCCATGTTTTTGTTCCTCTTCCGCTCTTTGAAAATTGCACTTTTGGCGATGACCGTCAACATGGTTCCTGTGAGTGTCATCTTTGGCATCATGGGGTTTGCCAATATACCTCTGGATATGATGAGCATCACCATCGCGTCGATTGCACTGGGCATTACGGTGGACAATACGATTCACTACTATTACCGCTTTCGCGAAGAGCTTCAAATCGATGGCGACTACATCGCTTCGATGCACAGAGCACACGGAACGATTGCTTTTGGTATGTTTTACTACTCGTTGGCGACTATCGTAGGCTTCTTGGTGATGGTGACATCCAACTTCATTCCAACACTGATTTTTGGACTTTTAACAGTCATCGTTCTGATAACAGCGATTGTCTCCGACCTTCTTTTTTCGCCGTTTTTGGTGGTCTTTTTCAAACCGTTTGGCAAAGGCGCGACGCACAAAAAATAA
- a CDS encoding LysE family translocator has protein sequence MFEPQFFTLTSIYFLALLSPGQDFFLIIKHALSHGYKKAWCSCLGIASGNALYIALAYIGYEFLSRYPVILSLVEMGGAAFLFYLGCLLFFAPKPHLDAALHVSAKMAFKLFMQGLFSALLNPKNILFYFSLLFTIIQPETALHVKIFYAVWMIALLLVWDIFVAFLFGNQRALKLLPYLYIVQKIVGVGLIGFSLHLAFTF, from the coding sequence ATGTTTGAGCCTCAGTTTTTCACCCTGACGTCCATCTATTTTTTAGCGCTTTTAAGCCCAGGGCAGGACTTTTTTCTCATTATTAAACACGCGCTAAGCCATGGCTATAAAAAAGCGTGGTGTAGTTGTTTGGGGATTGCGAGTGGGAACGCGCTTTACATTGCTTTAGCGTACATTGGGTATGAATTTTTAAGTCGCTACCCGGTGATTCTCTCACTCGTTGAAATGGGTGGTGCGGCGTTTTTGTTTTACCTTGGTTGTCTGCTCTTTTTTGCGCCCAAACCACATCTTGACGCTGCTTTACATGTAAGCGCAAAAATGGCGTTTAAACTCTTTATGCAAGGGCTTTTCTCAGCTCTGCTCAATCCTAAAAATATTCTCTTTTATTTCTCGCTACTTTTTACGATCATTCAGCCTGAGACAGCTTTACATGTAAAGATTTTTTACGCGGTGTGGATGATAGCGTTATTACTCGTGTGGGACATCTTTGTGGCATTTTTGTTTGGCAATCAAAGAGCGTTAAAGCTGCTTCCGTACCTTTATATCGTGCAGAAAATCGTGGGCGTTGGGCTGATAGGCTTTAGTTTACATCTCGCTTTTACTTTTTAG
- a CDS encoding lipid A deacylase LpxR family protein, producing the protein MGFVKKCSLFLIISLAYADTASLVLENDAMVGQDHHYTNGMYFIWMSERDTSFPDLLPFIDLEQKNVAFSISHAIFTPENKDIRTRDLNDSPYAGYVALNMLAYKSSANFFHEVGVNIGMVGPFAQADTLQKSFHSVFGFDEPKGWDNQLDDEFTYGISYNVGYKTDPISIQDLSLDLTTHVKADLGNFYTGALVGTSLRLSSIPMRSFITTGNFIGAHESSLLNYEPTKSFNWALSFGVFYNKFNTYYLIDEAIDEGYNLDKLDYMVGEKLALDLFYDALKVSFYLKSIDVETKGLTSSNNEKTGGISVVWKWD; encoded by the coding sequence ATGGGTTTTGTAAAAAAATGTTCTTTATTTTTAATAATCTCTTTGGCGTATGCGGACACCGCATCGCTTGTTTTGGAAAATGATGCCATGGTTGGGCAAGATCATCATTATACCAATGGGATGTACTTTATTTGGATGAGTGAGCGCGATACTTCGTTTCCAGATCTGTTACCTTTTATTGATTTAGAGCAAAAAAATGTCGCTTTTTCGATCTCACATGCGATTTTTACACCTGAAAACAAAGACATCCGTACAAGAGATCTGAATGATTCTCCTTATGCTGGTTATGTCGCCTTAAACATGTTAGCTTACAAATCATCTGCAAATTTCTTTCATGAGGTGGGTGTGAATATAGGCATGGTTGGTCCTTTTGCACAAGCGGATACCTTACAAAAAAGCTTTCATTCTGTGTTTGGATTTGATGAACCAAAGGGCTGGGATAACCAGTTGGATGATGAATTTACCTATGGGATTTCGTATAACGTTGGTTATAAAACAGATCCTATTTCGATTCAAGATTTAAGCCTAGATCTTACAACCCATGTCAAAGCTGATCTGGGGAATTTTTACACTGGCGCATTAGTAGGCACCTCTTTAAGGCTGAGCAGTATTCCTATGCGCAGTTTTATCACCACTGGAAATTTTATAGGGGCGCATGAGAGTTCACTGCTCAATTATGAACCTACAAAAAGTTTTAACTGGGCATTATCTTTTGGTGTTTTTTACAATAAATTTAATACCTATTATTTAATTGACGAAGCGATTGATGAGGGATATAATCTCGATAAATTAGACTACATGGTTGGTGAAAAACTAGCCCTTGACCTCTTTTACGATGCGTTAAAAGTCTCTTTTTATCTTAAATCAATTGATGTTGAAACAAAAGGGCTCACCTCTTCTAATAATGAAAAAACAGGTGGCATTAGTGTTGTTTGGAAGTGGGACTGA
- the pyrF gene encoding orotidine-5'-phosphate decarboxylase, translated as MKLCVALDLPSKAENIALIQKLKSEDVWLKVGLRSFIRDGEALLHEIKAINPNFKLFLDLKIHDIPNTMADAAESMVSLGVDMFNVHASSGVKAMRMVMERVNALPNPPIVLAVTALTSFDNASFEAIYHLPIAQKAVDFAKDAYESGLHGVVCSVYESLAIKAQTATSFLTLTPGIRPFGESSNDQERVADLEMAKAQQSDFIVVGRPIYHSADPLGIVKKIIENI; from the coding sequence ATGAAGCTCTGTGTTGCGCTTGATTTACCAAGTAAGGCTGAAAATATCGCTCTGATTCAAAAGCTCAAAAGTGAAGACGTTTGGCTTAAAGTGGGGCTTCGCTCTTTTATTCGAGATGGCGAAGCACTTTTGCATGAGATCAAGGCGATCAATCCTAATTTTAAACTCTTTTTAGATCTCAAAATCCACGACATCCCCAACACAATGGCAGATGCTGCAGAATCGATGGTAAGTTTAGGTGTGGATATGTTCAACGTTCATGCTTCTAGCGGCGTCAAAGCGATGCGTATGGTCATGGAGCGTGTGAATGCGCTTCCAAACCCACCGATTGTTTTAGCGGTAACCGCACTGACCAGTTTTGATAACGCCTCTTTTGAAGCGATTTACCATCTGCCCATTGCCCAAAAAGCGGTTGATTTTGCTAAAGATGCGTATGAGAGTGGTTTGCATGGAGTGGTCTGCTCCGTCTATGAGAGCTTAGCGATTAAAGCGCAAACAGCGACCTCATTTCTAACGTTAACACCAGGCATTCGTCCTTTTGGTGAGAGCAGTAATGACCAAGAGAGAGTGGCTGATTTGGAGATGGCAAAAGCGCAGCAGTCTGATTTTATTGTGGTGGGGCGACCGATCTATCACAGCGCAGATCCGCTGGGCATCGTAAAGAAAATTATCGAAAATATTTAG
- the nusB gene encoding transcription antitermination factor NusB, with protein sequence MATRHQARESIITLLYAEDIGNAGIEKFIDELFEEKKIRNQQKEFALGLYHGVKEHLVIIDEAINLHLKEWNLSEIGTLERAILRLGAYEVLYSELDNAVIINEAIELAKKLCNETSPKFINGVLDAICKDGEAK encoded by the coding sequence TTGGCAACACGACATCAAGCACGAGAGAGCATTATCACCCTTTTGTACGCAGAAGATATTGGTAATGCAGGCATTGAAAAATTTATAGACGAACTTTTTGAAGAAAAAAAGATTCGAAATCAGCAAAAAGAGTTTGCCCTTGGGTTGTACCATGGCGTCAAAGAGCATTTAGTCATTATTGATGAAGCGATCAATCTTCATCTGAAAGAGTGGAATCTCAGTGAAATTGGAACGCTTGAACGTGCCATTTTAAGACTGGGCGCGTATGAAGTTTTGTACTCGGAACTCGATAACGCGGTTATCATCAACGAAGCGATTGAACTGGCGAAAAAGCTGTGCAACGAGACAAGTCCTAAGTTTATCAACGGTGTTTTAGACGCGATTTGTAAAGATGGAGAAGCCAAATAG
- the ribH gene encoding 6,7-dimethyl-8-ribityllumazine synthase produces MNIIEGKLSLNGKEKVAIINSRFNHIITDRLVEGAKDAFIRHGGDEKNLDLILVPGAYEIPLALDKILSSGKYDAVCCVGAIIRGSTPHFDYVAAEATKGVANTALKYQKPVTFGVLTTDNIEQAIERAGSKAGNKGFEAMTGLIELISLYKHL; encoded by the coding sequence ATGAATATTATTGAAGGAAAACTCTCCCTAAATGGTAAAGAAAAAGTGGCGATTATCAACAGCCGATTTAACCATATTATCACCGATCGTTTGGTCGAGGGTGCGAAAGATGCGTTTATTCGTCACGGTGGCGATGAGAAGAATTTAGACCTTATTTTAGTCCCTGGGGCGTATGAAATTCCTTTAGCGCTCGATAAAATCTTAAGCAGTGGCAAGTACGATGCGGTCTGTTGTGTCGGTGCGATTATTCGTGGCAGTACGCCTCATTTTGACTACGTAGCCGCCGAAGCGACCAAAGGCGTTGCCAATACGGCACTTAAGTATCAAAAACCCGTCACCTTTGGTGTTTTAACCACCGATAATATCGAGCAAGCGATCGAGCGTGCGGGCAGTAAAGCCGGCAATAAAGGCTTTGAAGCCATGACAGGTTTGATCGAACTCATTAGCCTTTACAAACACCTATAA
- a CDS encoding AsmA family protein, whose amino-acid sequence MFQKILLSVVLFFAFSIVAFFLLIKVIDFNEYKPRIQKAIKESTGYDVMIRGDITLSLSPAGVSIFDVEITNPSYHAEVPFAKLGSFDVALDLSALLQKEIKVRHVAIDSLSLLVEKTKEGTFNYELPPVPKIIDKKVKEGNITLEKEEGFPLINVKKIKFSNANIVYADEKSNTQIDFDKIDLDINHINYDTSKHRLQSLSFAADTHIDKIQYGRYALKDLSMSFDMKDAIAVSENLHYTLFDTLIQGTGKFDLSGKQPKISVKSKIVGLKLASLSRELLNQELLEGSANGDLRLSFFVGDSHAFKSTLNGFVQLYGTDVTLKGYDVDKIALMLDPNQRSKGFSLGNLISGATGVLKGGSTLLKEINTKIDIGYSEIQLSDVALSTATNRVAMKGAVNMVDEKFIDLKTALLDAKGCATFEQKMSGSFAKPSVKVDDASITALSNVVLSFSTKSKTAPITPKKNDENCTVFYEGVIKHPVVTTTPLGE is encoded by the coding sequence ATGTTTCAAAAGATATTGTTAAGTGTCGTGTTGTTTTTTGCCTTCAGTATCGTTGCTTTTTTCTTGCTTATTAAAGTTATTGATTTTAACGAGTACAAACCGCGCATTCAAAAAGCGATTAAAGAGAGTACGGGCTATGACGTGATGATTCGCGGCGACATCACGCTTTCGCTCTCACCTGCTGGGGTGAGCATCTTTGATGTTGAAATTACCAATCCATCCTACCATGCTGAAGTTCCTTTTGCAAAACTTGGAAGCTTTGATGTGGCGCTTGATCTTTCTGCTTTGTTACAAAAAGAGATAAAAGTAAGACACGTTGCGATTGATAGCCTCAGTTTGTTGGTTGAAAAGACTAAAGAGGGGACATTTAACTATGAATTGCCTCCCGTGCCAAAAATTATTGACAAGAAGGTTAAAGAGGGAAATATAACCCTTGAAAAAGAAGAGGGATTTCCACTTATTAATGTTAAAAAAATTAAATTTAGTAATGCAAATATCGTCTATGCTGATGAAAAAAGCAATACCCAAATTGATTTTGATAAGATCGATTTAGACATCAATCACATCAACTACGATACTTCAAAACATCGCCTCCAATCACTCTCTTTTGCAGCAGATACGCATATCGATAAGATTCAATACGGTCGTTATGCACTTAAAGATCTGTCGATGTCTTTTGACATGAAAGATGCAATCGCTGTCAGCGAAAACCTTCATTATACGCTCTTTGACACGCTCATCCAAGGAACTGGCAAATTTGACTTGAGTGGCAAACAGCCTAAAATCTCGGTTAAGAGTAAGATTGTTGGATTAAAATTGGCAAGCCTCTCTCGTGAACTACTCAATCAAGAGTTGCTTGAAGGTAGTGCCAACGGCGATCTTAGGCTCTCTTTCTTTGTCGGTGATTCGCACGCATTTAAGAGCACCTTAAACGGTTTTGTCCAACTGTATGGAACAGACGTGACACTTAAAGGGTATGACGTCGATAAAATCGCGTTAATGCTTGACCCTAATCAGCGCTCAAAAGGGTTCTCACTTGGTAATCTCATCTCTGGTGCAACAGGTGTCTTAAAAGGCGGCAGTACCCTTTTAAAAGAGATCAACACCAAAATCGACATAGGTTATTCTGAGATCCAACTCAGCGACGTGGCACTCAGTACTGCAACGAATCGTGTTGCGATGAAAGGGGCTGTCAATATGGTGGATGAAAAATTCATCGATCTTAAAACAGCGCTTTTGGACGCAAAAGGATGCGCAACATTTGAGCAAAAAATGAGCGGATCGTTTGCCAAACCTTCTGTAAAAGTTGATGACGCATCGATAACGGCACTTAGCAATGTGGTGCTCTCCTTTTCAACCAAGTCCAAAACAGCGCCTATCACACCGAAAAAAAATGATGAGAACTGTACAGTTTTTTATGAAGGGGTCATTAAACATCCTGTTGTAACGACAACGCCTTTAGGGGAATAA